atctgaaaatctaatttaatcataaaaacttataatttcattcaataaacatgaattgaattaataaaacttcattaaaaccctaacttaaacgtagttaataaatctgaaaataattaaattaatttcaacaacatataatctgaaaataattaaattaatttcaacaacatataatctgaaatttcataacttaatcataaaaatcataaatttaattcaattcaaggaacataaattaaattaataaacttaattaaaacatttaaataacttagggtttaagaaaatcaaccaaactaaagaggagaggagaggctGGGCGGTGGTGCACGGCGCGGCAGCAAGGGAGGTGGTCGCGGAGAACGGGCGACGCGGCTGGAGGTGGTGACTGCGGTGGGCGCACTTGGTTGTTGCGGGTGGTTGCAAGCAACGAAAGAGGAAGGAGAGAATTGGTGTGTGCAGTGCAGCAGCGGCGCTGCAGGTGGCGGCGCAGCGTGGAGGGAACGACGAAGGTGGTTGTGCGACTGGTGGTGGGTACGGTGGCGGGCTGCGGTGGTTGCTATGGTTGCTGCGAGAAACCGAAACAAGTAAGGCAAGAAAACGAAGGGGAAGGAGAACGAACGAGTGAGAGAATGAGATGTTACCGTGCGGCGACGGAGAGGGACTACGGCGGAGGAACAGGCGGCGGTCAGGCAGGGTGGTGGCGGCTGGGCAACAAGCAAGCAATGGAGGTTGAGGGTTGAGTTTTCCTTTTTACGTGAGGAAGGAAGGGGTTTTGGGTGAGgttggtttcacgtgaattagaaaagaggggtatgggttttttttttgtttttttttttttattttttattttgggcttttcccatgtgggctaggattAAGATTTGGATTTTAGTGTTTGAGTCAAAACCGAAtagaattgtttttttttttcgaattcaacgagttttcctaattcaaattattttcaacataaaattctaaaataaatctTGATTGcgcaaaccgttaaaatatttggaatatatttaaaagaatttaaatatacattaaatatataaatataataaagttcaaaaatcgttaaatatttagaacatacTTAAGATAAAAtgaatatacgttaattatatattcattacttaaaattcataaattctatttaaatataaataatatacgttaaaatatattaataaaaattataaatttacgggggattacagtagAAGCCACACAAACGACTCAATCTTTTCATCTCCTATGAATGCACAACCAAACATGCAATTGTTCcagtggttgtttattccaactaTTGGAGCACAAATCAGGTTATACCTGTTTGTTCTATAGGTTGTGTCAAAAACCACTATATCTCCAAAAATTCCATAATCTTCCATCATCATAGAGTCCCTCCAAAACAAACTCCTCAATTTGCCTTTTTCATCCAATCTAAATCTAAAAAACAAGTTTGGGTCACCTTCAAGCTCTAAATACATTATGTCAGTTACTGCTTGTGCATCATCTCCTTctatttgcttcatttttaaccTCGTGCAGTAATTTAGATGGTCTTTCTTCGAGTGTCCTAAATTTTCTTCACCTCCAGCTTCAATTGCCATGTAGTTAAAAGAAGCCGTGGATGACAGACCTGTCAGTTGAGCATAAAagaatgtaaataaaataatagtttagGCAAAAGGTTTTATTTAACTTTACACAACTTTTACTTCTTCAGACCTGACTTTTAGtacaaaaaggctaactttaacttttaaaactttaattgtcaataacttaactttaacaccTTATAGTTAatttctgtgttaaagttgttgttatgtaggttaaagttaaggaAATTGTTGTCAAAGTTAAAGACAGTCTTCATTCTACtctaacctaacttttactttaaaAAGCTTAACTTTAACTGAGATGAGTGtgacttttatatttccaaCTTTTTTCATCTTAGAAGGTGATTGCAGTAACACAAGGATGAGTATCAAAACAATAACTTTTACACAGAACATAAATGTTTAACTATCAAAATGTAACTATTACCAGATTTTTGCATAGTTTCAATTGCCTCCCCCTTCTCTTCCATTATTTGCCTTTCAGATCTATGCAAGTAGTGCCATTGACTTCTAGTTAAATCATGTTGTGCATTATCACGTGATTAACAACCTCATATCTGCCTTCAGAATTCATTTTCACTCTCAAGCAAGCCCTACATCGAGTTCTCGTGATCGGAACTTGCCTtggttttctctcttttttgggcACTACAGGAACAACTGTTtgcacttttttctttttgttctttccaTTGTTTGTTACTCCTGCTGCTGAACAAAGATATGTCTTTTCAAGCACGATTCTTGTCCCAACTTTGAATCTCGTGTTTCCTTTCCTTATGGAAAATCCAACCGCACTAGCATGTTTTTCGTAGAAACCTAGAAGTTCCTCCACTGTTTCGGCAGTGTATCCCATCAGTGttccaacaatattttgatCCGGTTTTGTTATTGCAATTACTAAAAATCAGCAAAAAATTTTATcattaaaccctaacttttacgcataatactataacttttattaaaataagaccAACTTTTACTAAAACAAGTCTAACTTCTATGCatagaactttaacttttactaaaacaaGCCTAACTTTTACGCATTAAACTAtaacttttactaaaataagggtaacttttactaaaataaGTGTAACTTTTATGGATAAAAttataacttttactaaaacaaGCCTTATATCTATTTAAACAAGGCTAACTTTTATGCATCAaactataacttttatgcatAAAACCACAACTGTAAATTCTTTATTAAAATCATGTTAAAAATCTAAGCAAATATTCTAAACTTTACATTTTACAtacttaacttttactctgaaaacctcaactttaactttgaTATATGTAACTTTTTCAAACACTAATTTTTCATCCAAACCAACACATTTACATAACTTTTACAGGAATATCTCTAACTTTTACATTCATAACTATAACTTTAACTTTGAACGTATAATTAATTTTTCCAATGCATAATTATTCATAACTTTAGAATCAGAAATAATATGAAAACAAGGCTAACTTTTTTTCATCAAACTATAACATTTACGCATCAaactataacttttatgcatAACTATAACTTTACATTTCACAtacttaacttttactctgaaAACCTCAACTTTAAGTTTGATATCTGTAACTTTTTCAAACACCAATATTTCAGCCAAACCAACACATTTACATAACTTTTACAGGAATATCTCTAACTTTTACATTCATAAccataactttaacttcaaacatataattaataTTTCTCATGCATAATTATTCATAccttcagaatcagaaataataTGTTGTTCTTTAGCTTCGATTTCGTTAGTTGCCTCTTCTTCTTCACGTTCCTGTGCCAAAGCATTGTTTTCTATACAATTGTTGAGAACGTCCTCCATTGTTGCATCTTGAATATCAGATTCAACCGGAACTTGAATCGTTTGAGTTGATTACACTTCGAATTAGGTTTTCCATTAGATATAGATTTCTCACAATTTTGATCTCATGCGATGTTAGAGATTTCGATCTCTCATGATTTCACTCGCAATTTCACAATTTCGATCTCCTTTCTGCGTTCTTCTTCCTTCTCTTCCGTTTCGATTTCGATTTCGATCGTTgtgttctttctctctcctatttctgcgttcttcttccttctcttctctttctgcgtttttttctctctcctctttcttctttctgcgtttttttctctctcctctttcttctttctgcgtttttttctctctcctctttctgcGACTTATTTTCTCTCTTGCTTTCCGTGCGAAATTTTTTGAGCATACCTGCTTTTTTCCACACGTGTGCAACTTGATGCACATTAATATTAATGTGCACCTGTTACACCCAAGACCTTTTAGTCCTTCAAATGGAgttgattttcctttttaaatactggTTCCACTTCGGCGTGattaaatttgaatttgaatttaaaTAGTCAGCTCACCCAATTTTACAATTTGCAAAACCCAGAGAATTAACCCTAACAAATTAAGGAGAAGTAACAGCAGAACGGAAGAAATGATGCTGAGAACGCCACCACCTAGGAAACGACGGGCCGATTACCGGCCTCCAGACGACGGTTCTCCAGCCGGCCGCCTTGTCATCTACGAGGATCATTCTACGCCGCTACCCGAATCATCTCCTAATCCTTCCGATCATTTGCTTTGCACCTACCAATGCCgtcaaatggtacttttttttttttgcccatttttgtttgttttgtcaaATTAAATGGTTCTATATTTGTTTGATTGTAATATTGAAGCAAAGTAAATCTACTGTTTATTCAAACAAATAATGCATGTTGGTTTTTCCAAGTTTGTGGCCAATTTATACTTAGTAAGTGCTAAGTAGTGTGTTTTCTAACTTTTACAATGATTTTTCCATGTCAGAATACGACATTGTTCATCATTGTCTTAGATTATTAAGAAAACAATTCTTGTGGTATGGAAATAATAGTTACATATATTTGTTTCAAAAGTCTGGGATAAATGATCACATTTCGTAACGTATGAATAGATTTCCAGACCTACTCGTACTCCCATGTAAGTAGATTGGTGGAGTGTTACTGTGTTAGGATGGAAACAACGCAATTATAACGAATGGTATGTTTAGTGAGACTATGTTGAATCTGGGGGTTGAGATAATGTGACTAATTGCATAATTGACTATTAGTTCTACACTTCTAGGAGGAGGGAGCAATATAAGAAGTCCGACTTTTCTGTCGCAGTTTTGTTTGTCTTGGTCTTATGCTTCTTAAATGTAACTGTTGAATCTGAGGTTACACTTTAAATCCAATACTTGTTACGATGCCTTGCAGGTCAAAGCAGAGCTTTTGGATAATTATGCTAGTATGGAGAAATCAGCTATTGAAAATCAGTCCGAAATAGAAGAATTGAATGAGAACCTTCTAAAAGCAGGTAGTTTTCTAAACAATTTGCTTGAGAAACATCTTTCATGTATTGCTCACTTTCCATCTGCTGAATGAAAGTTGAGCTTCACAGTAGCACTCCTTTTGCCTTTGATTTTATTTATGCATTACATTAGGGATTGGTTGTTTCTTTGGACCTTTTGACCTCTCCGTTCTCTCTTCCTTTGGGATCTTGATAATAGTAATAGAGATGAAGTTGATCAATGTTTCATTCAGTTGTGCTTATGTCTGTTCATATCATTTCAGAAGCCGAAGGGAAGAAATACCGAGATCAATTTCTGTATGCTGAGCAGGAGCTTGCTGCTGCTAGAGGACGTGAGCAGTCACTGCAGGAGAAGCTTTTGAAGGAGATCAAGGAATCTCAGGAGCGACTAATGAAGCAAATACAACAATGCAATGAGCTGGAGGTGAGTACTAGTTTGGTATTAGGGGTTGAGGTTTAATGTGTTTATCTTCTTGTTTTTACTTGTTTGAGATCTGTACACGACATCAAGATATATACATTACTTTAATATTATTAACTTAgtagctgtttttttttttttcaaattatttttttggggTTTGTGTTTCAGGCTAAGCTCAAAAGAGAAGAAAGCATGCGCAATAGTTCAGAATCTTCAGCAGCTGCTGCTGAAGAGAAAGCTAACCATCTAGAGCGGAAACTAAACCAGCTTTTAGACATTccagagagagaaaagaagaacCTGCAAGATGAACTCAAGTATTTGAAAGAAGATTCAAAGCTTTCCATCTCTAGGTTAAGGGCTGATGTGAGTAataattacatttttttttcttctaaatcAATGTTTTTGTCATGTTTCATCCTAATttgttttgattattgttttgcAGCTGGAAAGAGCGCAATGCCAATCTAGTAATGCTGTAAAGGAGTCAGAGCAATTAAAGGAGAAGCTGGAAGACATTAGCATACAGCTCCATAAGGTTGAAACTTTTCTTTCTGGTCATGTCATCCCAAAGATGCCTCTCTAGGTAAAAGGCACAcaccactttttttttttttgccaggTGGCCTTTTTGGCTATATGATGTTGCTTTATCCAGACAGGGGAAAAAAGGAATTTTTGTGAGTTAGaattttctttggttctttatGAATCAGGTGGTGCTTTTAGCTATTTGGGTGTTTAGTAAACCGTCAACCATGGAGGTAAgatcttagttttaaaaagcgcgtaTGCTTAAGGCGCTGGTGCCTAGCCTAGCCATGATAGTCGCAGGCTCCCTACAAAAGGCGTGCGCCTTATGCGCCTTTTCCAGGTCAAGGCGCAACGCCCTTATGGTATAAAGCTCCGGTTGCTGACAAGTaatgattttattttatataaaaaggCCAAAACCACTTAACTTTAATGGCTCCACAACCATTAGAATTTACTGCattgaaaagaggagagaggaaaccccaattttctccaatttgcttgTCTCTTTCAGCCACAAACTCCtcatttttctattttaaagTAAATGTTTTAGGTAAGGTGTAGCGTACTTCTATTGAGAATCTAAATTAAGGGCCAATGACTAAAAATTTACTTGAACCTTCCTTAGTCccgtttttgttcttttttcttcaaaaaggcTTTTAACTAAAAtagaagcccgtgcgatgcacagaTTAACATTATTACGCTATCAATAATTTTAAATTCTTTTTGGGGGAAAGATAGCCTAGGGatcaataattttaattaactaacATGCACCGCATAGGATATAATTGTATCATTATCTTGGTAgtagtttttattattatagGAGTCTATATTTTAAGCTAATTTATTAAGGAACTACATTATCTTAATGAATAATGACGATCATAGTTTATCACCTTCAAAGTTAGGTCCTACTGATCTCCATTAATCCTTTTTGTTGATCTCCATTAATCCTTTTTGTTGATCTCCATtaattcctttttgttgtaatTTGGTTTTTGCTTCCTATAACGTGTTTGGCTTTAGTTTGACAATAGTCCAATCAAGATTACCCCTTCTGATAAGGTAAAGTTGCTAATAATTGCGGAGTATTAGTTAGATATTCATCAGTTATGTTATTGTACTTTATTCCGATTGCAAGGTTTATATGACAAATTAGAGATTTTTTCTAAAAATATTTGTCAGGAAAATAGAATATGGTCATATGCTATGATCTTCACCTGTATTGATGCCCTTAATTCATATGAAGGTCGGTCACATATTCGAATTCCCCTTATtcattcaaaaaaaaagtacgcaccaaaattacaaaaaaaataaatgtacaGTCCTATGATAAAGAGTATTGCTACAAACCAACTACGATAATTTCAAAAGTTCAAGAACAATAATTAATAGCGTAGGGGAAAATTTTCATAAAACTCTATTGCAATACATTTTCGTAACCGCACAGCCACACACTAATATCAACATGATTTAACATAATTATAATACATAATTAAATAGTATTAAAAACAAATTTATACTCCAATATAATGTGCAAAAATAATGTACGTAATTATCTATAGAAATTAACATGGTTATATTTCTCTAATGACACAACATATTGTCAAATATAAAGCACATGTTAGAACGGTTTCAACATGAAGAAGATTATATGGACGACACTGATTTTTGTTAAAATGGGTTGATTATTACCCAACGTTGATTATAGACATTGATTATAGCCAGCTGAATTTATATGAGAATTATATACGCGTAGTCTTTTAATCACAATACATAACTTATCATATGATTGATTTGATAATATttgtaattctatcttatttttTTAAACGGGATAATTGTATCtttttctcttattatcttttactcaTTACTGGTTTATCTTTTTTACTCCTAgcaaaatttatctcttattatcttttatcgggtgcttatttatctatttttattttaaaaatctgaaatataTTAGGTATATATTTGGTGACGTGGAAATCCTACGTGGCACTCCGAATGCTCTCCAAAAAAATCCcatttatatatatacatatatatatataagatttTACTATAATTACTATTTTACCCCTTTCTGACACCAAGTAATACTAGTTTgaaattttttgttgaaaataGATACcacaaaacattataaatattgTGCGCCTTTGCATACGAAAGGCGCGCACGTCCGCCTTGCGCCTAGGCTCCAACGACTCTGCTCCTTGGTGCGACTCACGCCTTTTAAAACTAAGGGCAAGATGGATATCATGGTGGGAAAGGAGGGAAGGGAAGAAAAGGAAGAGGGTGGGTGGTGCTCTAAGAGAAGGGGATATTTTTTTTGTGGAAGTAAAAATAAAGGATACCGcgtgtaataaaataaaaatttgtgtACTAACTTTAACATTTTAAAGTAGGTTACTAACATTTTAAAGTATTGAAAGTTCAATAACCAAGTATAGCAACCCTCCTCTTGCTTTACTAGTTTAGGTTCAGTAAAAGATAAATATTTTTGTATGAACTgctgctatttttttttttgacagcatAGAAAGATAATCAATTAAACAAAGCTATTCCCTTCTTCTAACTTTTTGGTTAGATTATGGGCTATAGCAACGGTCATACAACATTGAAATATAAATAACAAACAATTACTAACTTGAGCAATACATGCTCTTACAAGCTGCTTGATTAGAAGACATCTAACATTTGTAGTAAGGATCTTTTTGGAGGGACCTTGGTAGTTTGACGAACTCATTATTGGAACTTGAGCTTGCAACTTGAGGTTGGTAGAGGAGCATCTGCACAAGATTAACACAAACAAACGGGACCAATCTGATGATGGAAATTGTGGAAGGAGATAACTGGTAAGCAAGTCACAAACAAATGGGATTCTTGGCTCAAGATCAAACCAAGAGTCACTTTTCTTAGTGACTCGGTACCCTCACGAGTGGGTACACGCGGAAGCTCCTCATATTGAGAGCAACCGACCAAGA
This genomic stretch from Spinacia oleracea cultivar Varoflay chromosome 3, BTI_SOV_V1, whole genome shotgun sequence harbors:
- the LOC110803573 gene encoding protein FAR1-RELATED SEQUENCE 5-like, which codes for MEDVLNNCIENNALAQEREEEEATNEIEAKEQHIISDSEVIAITKPDQNIVGTLMGYTAETVEELLGFYEKHASAVGFSIRKGNTRFKVGTRIVLEKTYLCSAAGVTNNGKNKKKKVQTVVPVVPKKERKPRSQWHYLHRSERQIMEEKGEAIETMQKSGLSSTASFNYMAIEAGGEENLGHSKKDHLNYCTRLKMKQIEGDDAQAVTDIMYLELEGDPNLFFRFRLDEKGKLRSLFWRDSMMMEDYGIFGDIVVFDTTYRTNRYNLICAPIVGINNHWNNCMFGCAFIGDEKIESFVWLLL